The following nucleotide sequence is from Hippopotamus amphibius kiboko isolate mHipAmp2 chromosome 11, mHipAmp2.hap2, whole genome shotgun sequence.
AGTTCCCCGTGGGCCGAGTGTACCGCCTGCTCCGCAAGGGCAACTACGCGGAGCGGGTCGGGGCCAGCGCGCCAGTGTACCTGGCGGCGGTGCTGGAGTACCTGACGGCCGAGATCCTGGAGCTGGCAGGCAACGCGACCCGCGACAAGACCCGCATCATCTCGCGCCACCTGCAGCAGCCCATCCGCAACCACGAGCTCAACAGCCTGCTGGGTACGCTCAGGGCCGTGTCCTGCCCAACGTCCAGGCGGTGCTGCTGCCTAAGACGGAGGACCACTACAAGGCCAAGGCCAAATGACGAATTGAGACTTAAGCCACCTGCCGCAAAGGCTCTTTTCAGAGCCACTAAAAATACTCATTGGAAGACTGTGACCGCCCGCATGTTTAGTTCCGAACCTGGCGGTGCGCGCGCACCCTGACAATTCTAGCTAGCCAATCACAGACTAGCGcggcaaattttaaaaagaattacctTATAACAAGAATTTAGATAGACATACCCGGTTAAGCTCTTTTACCTGAAATTAGTGGGTGGCTCTGAAAAGAGCCTTTGAGATTTTCAAAGCAGGTCCCGCTGAAGATTTACTTCTTCTTGGAGACCGCCTTCTTGGCCTTTGCAGCCTTGGGTTTGGCAGCTTTAGGTTTGGCGGCCTTGGGCTTAGGGGCTTTAGCCTTGGCCGGACTCTTAGCGGCCTTCTTCGGTTTGGCTGCCTTCGCCTTTTTCGGGCTCTTGGCCACTTTCTTCGCCCCGGCAGCCGCCACCGGCTTCTTGGCTTTCTTCGGGGTCTTCTTAGCGGCCTTCTTTGGGGTGGCCGCGCCCGTAGCCTTCTTGGGCTTCTTAGCTCCCCCAGCAGCCTTCTTGGGCTTGGCCGCACCCACCTTCTTAGCCTTGGGTTTGGTTTCCCCAGTAGCCGCCTTCTTGTTGAGCTTGAAAGAGCCCGAGGCGCCAGTGCCCTTGGTCTGCACCAGGGTGCCCTTACTTACCAGGCTTTTGAGACCCAGCTTGATGCGGCTGTTGTTCTTCTCCACATCGTAGCCGGCGGCTGCCAGCGCCTTCTTGAGCGCAGCCAAGGATACGCCGCTGCGCTCCTTGGAGGCGGCAACCGCCTTAGTGATGAGCTCGGACACGGGAGGTCCGGACGCCTTGCGTTTTCCAGCAGCTGCGCCCGCTTTCTTCGCCTTCTTCTTAACAGGTGTTTTTTCTGCAGGTGCGGGAGCAGCAGGAGCAACTGGGGCTGTCTCCGACATCTTTCTGTTTAACCAAGGAAGGCAAAAAAGTAGGCTTAAACTGTCAGGACGGCAAGTCCCGGGAGCTGCCGGCTGGGGGTTTATATAGAGAGTCGCTGAGTGATGATTGGTTGCCTGCTCCGTGCGCCGCGCTGCTGAGAAGGGCTCCTCGGCTCTGCCGAGTGGCTGTGTTTTTTGccccttaaaaaagaagaaaaatataagaagtcTGGGCACGAAATAATTAGGGATTTGGGGGAAACTGATCCGAGACTCTTCAGGCTTCATTCCTGCCGTATTTGCTATGCCTAGTTTCAAAACTGGCCCCCTGAAACTttcctgattcccccaactctctTGGAAACTTCGGTCAAATTGAGACAACTTTCAGATTTTCCTTAAAATTACTAGTTCTCTCTATTTCCTTTGCAAATCTTTCCTCCAGGGCATTGTCATACACATTGTTTTCTTTGCAACCTTATATAAATAACCTCATTTTTACTCAAATATACAAGGAAAATCGATTTTTTCGTGGGAGCAATAGCACAGCTCTCCTGCAACTTGTTTGCACTAAGCACTGGGAATTGGCACTGGGGTAGAAAATTCTACGTAAAAGATggataactattttaaaaaggataggtttctttaaaatgtatttgagtgACCAGTGCATAAACTGGGTTTGATCCCAGTGTTTCggtgatttaaacattttttggaaGGATGGGGTGTGAGGCTGCTCCATTTGTTTTCTAGATAAACAGATCCAAATAGAGTCAccaaacttctttaaaaattaatataatagatTTTTCAGACCTAGAATGGGCATTAGAGATCAATAACACCATctacaaagaagaaaagtgaatcaTGAAGCAATAGATTGGCAGTTCTGCATCATTTTACCAGCTCTGAGCTCAACAACATGGTAAAATCACACGGATTAAACTTGTAAATTACCTAATGACATTCTTTccataagatttttttcctccaatagTTAGCATAGACTTGTGTACATATTcctatatttcaaaatgatactTAAATTACAAatttgatttaacttttttcaaCATTGCAAATAGGGATACaggactggaaagaaaaaaaaatctcatttaaatcaCACTTTCTGAGTCTTCATAAGTTTCCTTGGGATTTTTACTAACAAAACATGTACTAGACTGCCATGAACTAATTTAATTGGCCGAATGTGTCCACCTAAGGAGTCAAACATTTCACAGGAAATATGACTGATTCACTACTCCATCTCTTTGTAACACACAGAGCTAatggaattaaataaatattggatAATTAAGCACAAAATTAATATCCACCAAATAATCCAATACTGAAATCACACCATGTTTgtcaaaataaagtattttagtGTTGTGGTTTTTTTCTAATAAACACCCCTACTTACAAAAATCTAGTTTTTCTGGCCTACATTCAATAGTGCCTTTAGAATTTTCTCATATAACTCCAAGATAGGATAAGTAACTTTAAAGATGTCATCTCTCTGCACTTAACTAATTCTATAAAAATCACTTGACTTGTTTTGAAATAGGCATTATTGGCTGGCACTGTCTGAAACTAAGTCTCTGGGACTTGAGACCATGTTACCTACCAAATACAAATACAGTGTTTAAGAAAGGAAGCTTATAGGATTGGATCTAGAACATTCCAATTTTCCCAGGGCAGGCATTTTACAAGCGTCTCGAAGATGTGGCTACTTATCCTCAATAGCATTATTGTAAATAGCAATAGTAGCAAACATTATATATGCCCTTTTCCTTTTCAGACCAGGCCTAATACCATCTAGACCTAAAGATAagattaaaattcagatttttaaaccGTTACTATTTTGGTCATCATTGTGGTTATAATATCAGTTGTTCAATACTTGTTGGA
It contains:
- the LOC130831702 gene encoding histone H1.3 gives rise to the protein MSETAPVAPAAPAPAEKTPVKKKAKKAGAAAGKRKASGPPVSELITKAVAASKERSGVSLAALKKALAAAGYDVEKNNSRIKLGLKSLVSKGTLVQTKGTGASGSFKLNKKAATGETKPKAKKVGAAKPKKAAGGAKKPKKATGAATPKKAAKKTPKKAKKPVAAAGAKKVAKSPKKAKAAKPKKAAKSPAKAKAPKPKAAKPKAAKPKAAKAKKAVSKKK